The Lycium barbarum isolate Lr01 chromosome 9, ASM1917538v2, whole genome shotgun sequence genome has a segment encoding these proteins:
- the LOC132610010 gene encoding protein tesmin/TSO1-like CXC 2 isoform X3 yields the protein MRTLINFQESPFSNFLNKLSPIKPVKSAHFPQTLNTLSFASIPSVFTSPHVRESRFLRRHLLSDPSKPEFASDDSVKDDTAEGNLDAVNNSNESKESFGSESSVVEALASPSHECSKLAVELARSLNYECSNDSPSTLPTGGIRGKSLSEFAGSSVTYVPLVQDKSGKGLLRCEVNMEGTNENDPNTEPSECDWENMICDATDLLIFDSPGNPEAFTKATGPNFRSFGFISNEMQNMQDFSQVSTSECGGDGGETEKPSTQPGDETQVEEHTEIQNMKPDSSLTNDGMGVGQSGKTENEMVSTLYRGMRRRCLVFEMVGPRRKHLDEGSGSSAVQETDGNLACNEKHLVPSKTVNESSRCILPGIGLHLNALAASSKDGKVVKHEANNASGKQLLIASGSAVSLHPLVTGQEPLNKSLPETPREGQIVPFVPLENSVPLMEDVCQAPGYVNNEELNQTSPKKKRRRLEPGEGESCKRCNCKKSKCLKLYCECFAAGVYCVEPCACQDCFNKPIHEDTVLATRKQIESRNPLAFAPKVIRSNDSLSETGDDSSKTPASARHKRGCNCKKSGCLKKYCECYQGGVGCSINCRCEGCKNAFGRKDGSIFIGTDGDAEEEETDAFEKSVVDRTSHKNLVQSDVEQNPDSVPPATPLAFRRPPMQLPFSLKNKPPRSSFLSIGSSSGIFAGQGVGRPNFFQPQPKFEKPFESIKENEMPQILQETTSPISGIKTSSPNRKRVSPPHAHCDFANSPGRRSSRKLILQSIPSFPSLTPNP from the exons ATGCGTACACTAATTAACTTCCAG GAATCCCCTTTTTCTAATTTCCTTAACAAGCTTTCGCCCATCAAACCAGTTAAGTCCGCACACTTCCCTCAGACGCTCAATACCCTTAGTTTTGCATCTATACCGTCCGTGTTCACCTCACCCCATGTCAGGGAATCTAGATTTTTAAGAAG GCACCTGCTCTCAGATCCATCAAAACCAGAGTTTGCTTCTGATGACAGTGTTAAAGATGATACCGCTGAAGGTAACTTAGATGCTGTAAATAACTCAAATGAGTCCAAGGAAAGTTTTGGTTCTGAGAGTTCTGTGGTTGAAGCACTGGCTTCACCATCCCATGAATGCTCAAAGCTTGCAGTTGAGCTTGCCAGAAGTCTAAATTATGAGTGCAGCAACGACAGTCCCAGTACTTTGCCTACTGGGGGCATTAGAGGGAAGAGTTTGTCTGAGTTTGCAGGCAGTTCTGTGACATATGTCCCTTTGGTACAAGACAAGTCTGGAAAAGGTTTGCTTAGATGTGAGGTGAATATGGAGGGGACAAATGAAAATGATCCAAATACAGAACCTTCAGAATGTGATTGGGAGAATATGATTTGTGATGCTACAGATCTACTCATCTTTGACTCACCTGGTAACCCTGAGGCTTTCACGAAAGCAACAGGTCCTAATTTTAGGTCCTTTGGATTTATCTCAAATGAAATGCAGAATATGCAAGATTTTAGTCAGGTTAGTACCAGTGAATGTGGTGGAGATGGAGGTGAAACAGAAAAGCCATCTACTCAACCTGGGGATGAAACTCAAGTCGAGGAACATACCGAGATCCAAAATATGAAACCTGATTCATCCCTAACCAATGATGGCATGGGTGTGGGTCAAAGTGGAAAAACTGAAAATGAG ATGGTCTCTACTCTATACCGTGGAATGAGAAGACGTTGTCTAGTTTTTGAGATGGTGGGACCTCGAAGAAAGCATTTAGATGAGGGTTCTGGTTCTTCTGCTGTGCAAGAAACTGATGGAAACCTTGCCTGCAATGAGAAGCATCTTGTACCGTCTAAAACTGTAAATGAATCTTCGCGATGCATTTTACCTGGAATTGGCTTGCATTTAAATGCCCTTGCAGCATCTTCAAAAGATGGCAAAGTTGTCAAGCATGAAGCTAACAATGCTTCTGGGAAACAGCTTTTAATTGCATCCGGCTCAGCTGTCAGTCTTCATCCTTTAGTTACTGGTCAAGAACCACTGAATAAATCTCTGCCTGAAACCCCTAGAGAAGGACAAATTGTTCCTTTTGTTCCTTTAGAGAATAGTGTACCTCTTATGGAGGATGTTTGCCAGGCACCTGGATATGTAAATAATGAAGAGCTTAATCAGACTAGTCCAAAGAAAAAGAG GCGTCGATTGGAACCTGGAGAAGGTGAATCCTGCAAGCGCTGTAACTGTAAGAAATCAAAATGCTTGAAACT TTACTGTGAATGTTTTGCTGCTGGGGTCTACTGTGTGGAGCCATGTGCATGTCAAGACTGCTTCAACAAGCCTATTCATGAAGATACTGTCCTTGCAACTCGCAAACAGATCGAATCACGAAACCCTCTTGCTTTTGCTCCTAAAGTGATTAGGAGCAACGACTCTCTTTCTGAAACAGGG GATGATTCCAGCAAGACTCCTGCCTCAGCTCGTCACAAGAGAGGATGCAACTGCAAGAAATCTGGCTGTCTGAAGAAATATTGTGAATGCTATCAG GGTGGGGTTGGATGCTCCATTAATTGCAGATGTGAAGGATGCAAGAACGCATTTGGCAGGAAGGATG GTTCTATTTTCATAGGCACAGATGGGGATGCCGAGGAAGAGGAAACAGATGCATTTGAAAAGAGTGTTGTGGATAGAACTTCTCATAAAAACCTAGTACAGAGTGATGTAGAGCAGAATCCAGATTCCGTTCCGCCTGCTACACCTTTAGCGTTTAGAAG ACCACCAATGCAGCTCCCATTCTCATTGAAGAACAAACCGCCTCGATCATCATTTCTATCCATCGGATCCTCATCCGGTATATTTGCTGGCCAAGGGGTTGGAAGGCCAAATTTCTTTCAACCTCAACCTAAGTTCGAGAAGCCATTTGAGTCTATTAAAGAAAATGAAATGCCTCAGATACTCCAAGAGACTACCTCTCCAATTAGTGGCATTAAGACATCTTCTCCCAACAGGAAGAGAGTTTCTCCTCCTCATGCTCATTGTGACTTTGCAAATTCGCCCGGTCGACGAAGCAGCCGAAAGTTGATACTGCAATCCATCCCTTCATTTCCTTCCCTCACTCCCAATCCTTGA
- the LOC132610010 gene encoding protein tesmin/TSO1-like CXC 3 isoform X1, protein MSTKERKEEEEEESRENVEQKKSEVEVEGRKCVVVVMDTPERNKNQIATPISKFEESPFSNFLNKLSPIKPVKSAHFPQTLNTLSFASIPSVFTSPHVRESRFLRRHLLSDPSKPEFASDDSVKDDTAEGNLDAVNNSNESKESFGSESSVVEALASPSHECSKLAVELARSLNYECSNDSPSTLPTGGIRGKSLSEFAGSSVTYVPLVQDKSGKGLLRCEVNMEGTNENDPNTEPSECDWENMICDATDLLIFDSPGNPEAFTKATGPNFRSFGFISNEMQNMQDFSQVSTSECGGDGGETEKPSTQPGDETQVEEHTEIQNMKPDSSLTNDGMGVGQSGKTENEMVSTLYRGMRRRCLVFEMVGPRRKHLDEGSGSSAVQETDGNLACNEKHLVPSKTVNESSRCILPGIGLHLNALAASSKDGKVVKHEANNASGKQLLIASGSAVSLHPLVTGQEPLNKSLPETPREGQIVPFVPLENSVPLMEDVCQAPGYVNNEELNQTSPKKKRRRLEPGEGESCKRCNCKKSKCLKLYCECFAAGVYCVEPCACQDCFNKPIHEDTVLATRKQIESRNPLAFAPKVIRSNDSLSETGDDSSKTPASARHKRGCNCKKSGCLKKYCECYQGGVGCSINCRCEGCKNAFGRKDGSIFIGTDGDAEEEETDAFEKSVVDRTSHKNLVQSDVEQNPDSVPPATPLAFRRPPMQLPFSLKNKPPRSSFLSIGSSSGIFAGQGVGRPNFFQPQPKFEKPFESIKENEMPQILQETTSPISGIKTSSPNRKRVSPPHAHCDFANSPGRRSSRKLILQSIPSFPSLTPNP, encoded by the exons GAATCCCCTTTTTCTAATTTCCTTAACAAGCTTTCGCCCATCAAACCAGTTAAGTCCGCACACTTCCCTCAGACGCTCAATACCCTTAGTTTTGCATCTATACCGTCCGTGTTCACCTCACCCCATGTCAGGGAATCTAGATTTTTAAGAAG GCACCTGCTCTCAGATCCATCAAAACCAGAGTTTGCTTCTGATGACAGTGTTAAAGATGATACCGCTGAAGGTAACTTAGATGCTGTAAATAACTCAAATGAGTCCAAGGAAAGTTTTGGTTCTGAGAGTTCTGTGGTTGAAGCACTGGCTTCACCATCCCATGAATGCTCAAAGCTTGCAGTTGAGCTTGCCAGAAGTCTAAATTATGAGTGCAGCAACGACAGTCCCAGTACTTTGCCTACTGGGGGCATTAGAGGGAAGAGTTTGTCTGAGTTTGCAGGCAGTTCTGTGACATATGTCCCTTTGGTACAAGACAAGTCTGGAAAAGGTTTGCTTAGATGTGAGGTGAATATGGAGGGGACAAATGAAAATGATCCAAATACAGAACCTTCAGAATGTGATTGGGAGAATATGATTTGTGATGCTACAGATCTACTCATCTTTGACTCACCTGGTAACCCTGAGGCTTTCACGAAAGCAACAGGTCCTAATTTTAGGTCCTTTGGATTTATCTCAAATGAAATGCAGAATATGCAAGATTTTAGTCAGGTTAGTACCAGTGAATGTGGTGGAGATGGAGGTGAAACAGAAAAGCCATCTACTCAACCTGGGGATGAAACTCAAGTCGAGGAACATACCGAGATCCAAAATATGAAACCTGATTCATCCCTAACCAATGATGGCATGGGTGTGGGTCAAAGTGGAAAAACTGAAAATGAG ATGGTCTCTACTCTATACCGTGGAATGAGAAGACGTTGTCTAGTTTTTGAGATGGTGGGACCTCGAAGAAAGCATTTAGATGAGGGTTCTGGTTCTTCTGCTGTGCAAGAAACTGATGGAAACCTTGCCTGCAATGAGAAGCATCTTGTACCGTCTAAAACTGTAAATGAATCTTCGCGATGCATTTTACCTGGAATTGGCTTGCATTTAAATGCCCTTGCAGCATCTTCAAAAGATGGCAAAGTTGTCAAGCATGAAGCTAACAATGCTTCTGGGAAACAGCTTTTAATTGCATCCGGCTCAGCTGTCAGTCTTCATCCTTTAGTTACTGGTCAAGAACCACTGAATAAATCTCTGCCTGAAACCCCTAGAGAAGGACAAATTGTTCCTTTTGTTCCTTTAGAGAATAGTGTACCTCTTATGGAGGATGTTTGCCAGGCACCTGGATATGTAAATAATGAAGAGCTTAATCAGACTAGTCCAAAGAAAAAGAG GCGTCGATTGGAACCTGGAGAAGGTGAATCCTGCAAGCGCTGTAACTGTAAGAAATCAAAATGCTTGAAACT TTACTGTGAATGTTTTGCTGCTGGGGTCTACTGTGTGGAGCCATGTGCATGTCAAGACTGCTTCAACAAGCCTATTCATGAAGATACTGTCCTTGCAACTCGCAAACAGATCGAATCACGAAACCCTCTTGCTTTTGCTCCTAAAGTGATTAGGAGCAACGACTCTCTTTCTGAAACAGGG GATGATTCCAGCAAGACTCCTGCCTCAGCTCGTCACAAGAGAGGATGCAACTGCAAGAAATCTGGCTGTCTGAAGAAATATTGTGAATGCTATCAG GGTGGGGTTGGATGCTCCATTAATTGCAGATGTGAAGGATGCAAGAACGCATTTGGCAGGAAGGATG GTTCTATTTTCATAGGCACAGATGGGGATGCCGAGGAAGAGGAAACAGATGCATTTGAAAAGAGTGTTGTGGATAGAACTTCTCATAAAAACCTAGTACAGAGTGATGTAGAGCAGAATCCAGATTCCGTTCCGCCTGCTACACCTTTAGCGTTTAGAAG ACCACCAATGCAGCTCCCATTCTCATTGAAGAACAAACCGCCTCGATCATCATTTCTATCCATCGGATCCTCATCCGGTATATTTGCTGGCCAAGGGGTTGGAAGGCCAAATTTCTTTCAACCTCAACCTAAGTTCGAGAAGCCATTTGAGTCTATTAAAGAAAATGAAATGCCTCAGATACTCCAAGAGACTACCTCTCCAATTAGTGGCATTAAGACATCTTCTCCCAACAGGAAGAGAGTTTCTCCTCCTCATGCTCATTGTGACTTTGCAAATTCGCCCGGTCGACGAAGCAGCCGAAAGTTGATACTGCAATCCATCCCTTCATTTCCTTCCCTCACTCCCAATCCTTGA
- the LOC132610010 gene encoding protein tesmin/TSO1-like CXC 3 isoform X2, producing MSTKERKEEEEEESRENVEQKKSEVEVEGRKCVVVVMDTPERNKNQIATPISKFEESPFSNFLNKLSPIKPVKSAHFPQTLNTLSFASIPSVFTSPHVRESRFLRRHLLSDPSKPEFASDDSVKDDTAEGNLDAVNNSNESKESFGSESSVVEALASPSHECSKLAVELARSLNYECSNDSPSTLPTGGIRGKSLSEFAGSSVTYVPLVQDKSGKGLLRCEVNMEGTNENDPNTEPSECDWENMICDATDLLIFDSPGNPEAFTKATGPNFRSFGFISNEMQNMQDFSQVSTSECGGDGGETEKPSTQPGDETQVEEHTEIQNMKPDSSLTNDGMGVGQSGKTENEMVSTLYRGMRRRCLVFEMVGPRRKHLDEGSGSSAVQETDGNLACNEKHLVPSKTVNESSRCILPGIGLHLNALAASSKDGKVVKHEANNASGKQLLIASGSAVSLHPLVTGQEPLNKSLPETPREGQIVPFVPLENSVPLMEDVCQAPGYVNNEELNQTSPKKKRRRLEPGEGESCKRCNCKKSKCLKLYCECFAAGVYCVEPCACQDCFNKPIHEDTVLATRKQIESRNPLAFAPKVIRSNDSLSETGDDSSKTPASARHKRGCNCKKSGCLKKYCECYQGGVGCSINCRCEGCKNAFGRKDGTDGDAEEEETDAFEKSVVDRTSHKNLVQSDVEQNPDSVPPATPLAFRRPPMQLPFSLKNKPPRSSFLSIGSSSGIFAGQGVGRPNFFQPQPKFEKPFESIKENEMPQILQETTSPISGIKTSSPNRKRVSPPHAHCDFANSPGRRSSRKLILQSIPSFPSLTPNP from the exons GAATCCCCTTTTTCTAATTTCCTTAACAAGCTTTCGCCCATCAAACCAGTTAAGTCCGCACACTTCCCTCAGACGCTCAATACCCTTAGTTTTGCATCTATACCGTCCGTGTTCACCTCACCCCATGTCAGGGAATCTAGATTTTTAAGAAG GCACCTGCTCTCAGATCCATCAAAACCAGAGTTTGCTTCTGATGACAGTGTTAAAGATGATACCGCTGAAGGTAACTTAGATGCTGTAAATAACTCAAATGAGTCCAAGGAAAGTTTTGGTTCTGAGAGTTCTGTGGTTGAAGCACTGGCTTCACCATCCCATGAATGCTCAAAGCTTGCAGTTGAGCTTGCCAGAAGTCTAAATTATGAGTGCAGCAACGACAGTCCCAGTACTTTGCCTACTGGGGGCATTAGAGGGAAGAGTTTGTCTGAGTTTGCAGGCAGTTCTGTGACATATGTCCCTTTGGTACAAGACAAGTCTGGAAAAGGTTTGCTTAGATGTGAGGTGAATATGGAGGGGACAAATGAAAATGATCCAAATACAGAACCTTCAGAATGTGATTGGGAGAATATGATTTGTGATGCTACAGATCTACTCATCTTTGACTCACCTGGTAACCCTGAGGCTTTCACGAAAGCAACAGGTCCTAATTTTAGGTCCTTTGGATTTATCTCAAATGAAATGCAGAATATGCAAGATTTTAGTCAGGTTAGTACCAGTGAATGTGGTGGAGATGGAGGTGAAACAGAAAAGCCATCTACTCAACCTGGGGATGAAACTCAAGTCGAGGAACATACCGAGATCCAAAATATGAAACCTGATTCATCCCTAACCAATGATGGCATGGGTGTGGGTCAAAGTGGAAAAACTGAAAATGAG ATGGTCTCTACTCTATACCGTGGAATGAGAAGACGTTGTCTAGTTTTTGAGATGGTGGGACCTCGAAGAAAGCATTTAGATGAGGGTTCTGGTTCTTCTGCTGTGCAAGAAACTGATGGAAACCTTGCCTGCAATGAGAAGCATCTTGTACCGTCTAAAACTGTAAATGAATCTTCGCGATGCATTTTACCTGGAATTGGCTTGCATTTAAATGCCCTTGCAGCATCTTCAAAAGATGGCAAAGTTGTCAAGCATGAAGCTAACAATGCTTCTGGGAAACAGCTTTTAATTGCATCCGGCTCAGCTGTCAGTCTTCATCCTTTAGTTACTGGTCAAGAACCACTGAATAAATCTCTGCCTGAAACCCCTAGAGAAGGACAAATTGTTCCTTTTGTTCCTTTAGAGAATAGTGTACCTCTTATGGAGGATGTTTGCCAGGCACCTGGATATGTAAATAATGAAGAGCTTAATCAGACTAGTCCAAAGAAAAAGAG GCGTCGATTGGAACCTGGAGAAGGTGAATCCTGCAAGCGCTGTAACTGTAAGAAATCAAAATGCTTGAAACT TTACTGTGAATGTTTTGCTGCTGGGGTCTACTGTGTGGAGCCATGTGCATGTCAAGACTGCTTCAACAAGCCTATTCATGAAGATACTGTCCTTGCAACTCGCAAACAGATCGAATCACGAAACCCTCTTGCTTTTGCTCCTAAAGTGATTAGGAGCAACGACTCTCTTTCTGAAACAGGG GATGATTCCAGCAAGACTCCTGCCTCAGCTCGTCACAAGAGAGGATGCAACTGCAAGAAATCTGGCTGTCTGAAGAAATATTGTGAATGCTATCAG GGTGGGGTTGGATGCTCCATTAATTGCAGATGTGAAGGATGCAAGAACGCATTTGGCAGGAAGGATG GCACAGATGGGGATGCCGAGGAAGAGGAAACAGATGCATTTGAAAAGAGTGTTGTGGATAGAACTTCTCATAAAAACCTAGTACAGAGTGATGTAGAGCAGAATCCAGATTCCGTTCCGCCTGCTACACCTTTAGCGTTTAGAAG ACCACCAATGCAGCTCCCATTCTCATTGAAGAACAAACCGCCTCGATCATCATTTCTATCCATCGGATCCTCATCCGGTATATTTGCTGGCCAAGGGGTTGGAAGGCCAAATTTCTTTCAACCTCAACCTAAGTTCGAGAAGCCATTTGAGTCTATTAAAGAAAATGAAATGCCTCAGATACTCCAAGAGACTACCTCTCCAATTAGTGGCATTAAGACATCTTCTCCCAACAGGAAGAGAGTTTCTCCTCCTCATGCTCATTGTGACTTTGCAAATTCGCCCGGTCGACGAAGCAGCCGAAAGTTGATACTGCAATCCATCCCTTCATTTCCTTCCCTCACTCCCAATCCTTGA